A stretch of DNA from Desulfurella amilsii:
TGAAGCTTCTCCAAGGTCATTTACATCAAGACTTGCTTTTGAGATAGAATTGGATAGCTCTCGGATTGCTTCTACATTGAGCTGGATTTCTTTTACCATCTTGTCTGTAATCTCTTTTGCTTCATCGGAAGATACTCTTATGTCTTCTGTAGAGCGGGCTATGCCAGATAGGGCGTTTGCTGTATCTTCTGTTGCATGTGATATCTCTTTTGTGTTTGATGAGACCTGCTCACTGGATGCAGAGATTTGAGCTGCAGATGATGCAAGTGAGTTTGTGGAAGATTGAACCTCTGTGGCTTTTGATAGTACCTCTTGCACTATACCTTTAAGCGTAGAGATAAATTTGTTTAAGTGGTCTGTGAGCTCACCAAACTCATCATTTGACTGCTTGGGCAGTACAATAGTTAAATCACCTCCGCCTTTGGCAAGTGTGGAGACAGTGGAGTTTATATGCTTTAGGGGGATGAAAATTTTATTAAATAAAACTCTCCAGACAATTATAACTACAACTAGCATAATAATCATTGCTGCGCCTATTATAATAATTGTTAGCATCATAGTGCTTTCCATATTATGCTTAATGTTATCAAAATTTTTGCTTTCTTTTACAATTAAGTCTAAAACAAAAGATCTAGATTTGCGCCAGGTAGGTGTTTCTTTGGTTACAAGTAAACTGTATGCTTGTTTTTGTTTACCAGACTCAGCCAAAGATTTAACCTGTAGTTGAAGCGCATCGTCTTTTGACAGCATTTCTTTTAGTTTTTGAAGTTGTAATTTTTGTGAAGAGTTTGCAGTACTGAAACATTTATCAAAAGATTTATTCATAGACTCAGTTGCATTTTTATAATTTTGCATAGCCTTTGTGTCATTTGGGTTCAAAAGAATATTTCTTATTGCTTGACCTTTTTGCAAGCCTTGGGCGTAGATGTTGTTAATATTATTTGAATACACAATCTGCTTATCAAGCTGAGTTATTGTGTCTTTGAGATTTAAGCCAGCTATACCAATAACTGTAAAAAACACTAAAGCGCTAAAAAAATAAAAACCGTTTGAAAAATTCAATAGCTTTTTAATGCTCATATATACTACCTGCTTGTTCAGCAATAGCCTCTATTTCTACAAGCGCATCTTTTGGCAAAGCAGTAACGCAAATGGCTGAGCGTGCTGGTGGATTATTTTTAAAAAACTCAGCATATACCTCATTAATTAAAGAAAAGTCTTCTTTTTGCGTAAAAAATATAGTCACCTTTACAACTTTCTCTAAACTAGAACCTGTGCTTTCTAAAATTGCCTTTAAGTTTTCCAACACTTGCTTTGTTTGTTCTTTTGTGGTTAAAGGCATATTAGCCTGATTATCTATACCCAATTGACCTGAAACAAAAATAAAACCGCCTGCCATTATAGCTTGCGAATACGGACCTATTGGCTTTGGAGCTTTGTCAGTAAAAATAACGTTTTTCATTTAAACCTCCATTAATATGAATGTAGAGTATATTAAATTTGAGTATTATTGTCAATAAAGGCCTTAAGGGCGTTTTAGCAGTAAGCCTTAAGACCTTTATGAAAGTGGGGTTTACTTTGCAATAATAGGAATATTGTAAACACGGGAGATTTCTGCCATCGAGCCATCGTAATCGCTAACTAGCTTTGTATCCAGCATAGCTTGTCCAATAAACCACAAACCGCTTGCCAGATGGCCTGTGTTGCAGTAAGAAATAATTGGCTTATTTATATCAACATCAGCATTTTTTAAAATTTGTTCGATTTGGGATTTTGGTTTTATAACCCAGTAGTTTTTCTCTTTCTGCATAAAATTAGCAACATACACCCACTTTGCGTCTTTTAAATGACCAAACCTTGCAAGTCTTTTATCTTTTGTATCTTTTCCGGTAAATTGATCATAGTTTCTTGCATCTACAAACTGTACAAGGTTTTCATGATTTAGTCCCCACTCAACAAACGGCAAAAAAGAAAATACTGTGGTTCTATTTCTATTAATCACAAAATTAGACTTTGGCAGTCTAAATTCACCTTTTGCAATAGGTCTTCCTTCATCGACCCACTTTTGATACCCTCCATCCATATAGTAAATATCTTTTACACCAGCCCAGTATAAAATGGCAGCAACACGCGTTGCGTTTGTTAAAAAGAATTGAGGCTTGTCGAAATTCTCACCAGAATATACAACATAGGAAGCATTTTCTTTTAAACCAAAATCGGACAATTTTTCTTCCAGTTGTCTGTTATAGGAAACCAACCCTACCACATCGCCTCTTTTTACGCTTAACATAGCATTTGTAAGATTAACTGCATTGGGCAAGTGGCCATTTAAGTAATCTTTATCCGCTCTTGTGTCTATTACAATAACGTTCTTGTTGTTTTGCAAAAGTTGTGCTGCTTGTTGCGTTGTAATTACCTGAAGTTTTGCAAACGCCAGATTGAAAAAACCAAAAAACAAAGTGACTAAAATGGTCATAAACGACTTGCGGAACATAGAAAACCTCCTCTTAAAAAATAATTTAGTTATATAATAACTGAGTTATTATATTTGTCAAGTACTTTAATAGCCTATTTATTTATTGCTTTTGTTGATAGTAATCTAAAGCTTTTTTTGTGGCAATTTGGCCAATCTGTATTAGCTGCTGAGCTTTATGAAAGTCATATACTTTGCAGATGCTTTGTGGAATTTCTATTAAAATGTCTACTTTGTTTTCTGCTAGCCTATAGGATTTAAGTAAATTTTGCATAATGTCTAAGGATATTGCTGCCACATCAAACATAGAATACCGATTTTGTGAGTTTTTCCCAATTTTTTTTGAAATTTTCTGAAACTGCGCAAACAGAGAATTTTGCCTTTCTTCTTCATCTTGGGTAATGTAAACATCATATTTTGTTTTAGTATTGGAGTTTATATCCACAGCAATTACATAATCGCTTTGAGCATTTTTAAGTGCACCAACAGGTAGGTTATTCAATATCCCACCATCTACATACAAGTGGCCATTAGCTTCAACAGGGTAAAATATTGATGGTATTGCGCTTGAAGCTCTTATGGCAAAAAGCAAATTACCTTCTTGAAACCAAACCTCTCTTTTGCTAATAATATCCACACAAACAGCACAAAACTTTATCGGTAGATCTTCAATTAAAGTATTTTGACCAATCATTTCTCCCAAAACACTAAAAAGTTTATCAGTGTTAATTAAGCCACCTTTTCTTGAAAAACCTAGTAAATTAATAATATCATGTTGATAAAGATTTTTTACCCATTTTTCATATTCATCTAATTTATTTGCTGCAAACATGGCACCTACCACAGCACCCATTGAGGTACCTGCTATAGCATTTATTTTAAAACCATTGTTAATAAGCTCCCTAATAACACCAATATGTGCATATCCTCTTGCAGCTGCGCCACTTAGAGCTAATGATACCGTTTTCATAATAAGTACAAAATATAATTTTTTTTCGCTATAGTCAATTTTTTGACAAAAGGCCACTAATGCCTTAAACTATAAAAAGCAGGTGGTTTATGAAAATTTTGATTTATGGAAGCGGGGCTTTAGGCCTATTGATGGGATATCATTTAAAAAAAGAAAACGACGTATTCTTTATCGGAAAAACAGCAATTCAA
This window harbors:
- a CDS encoding methyl-accepting chemotaxis protein, whose protein sequence is MSIKKLLNFSNGFYFFSALVFFTVIGIAGLNLKDTITQLDKQIVYSNNINNIYAQGLQKGQAIRNILLNPNDTKAMQNYKNATESMNKSFDKCFSTANSSQKLQLQKLKEMLSKDDALQLQVKSLAESGKQKQAYSLLVTKETPTWRKSRSFVLDLIVKESKNFDNIKHNMESTMMLTIIIIGAAMIIMLVVVIIVWRVLFNKIFIPLKHINSTVSTLAKGGGDLTIVLPKQSNDEFGELTDHLNKFISTLKGIVQEVLSKATEVQSSTNSLASSAAQISASSEQVSSNTKEISHATEDTANALSGIARSTEDIRVSSDEAKEITDKMVKEIQLNVEAIRELSNSISKASLDVNDLGEASKKVGDILKIINDITDQINLLALNAAIEAARAGEHGRGFAVVADEIRKLAEKTQKATDEVAAIIKSIQEKTSKVVSVMNQTQSDTQQKADAIAQTQDSVQTVSDKIANVSDQVNSLSAATQELSSTVSELEMQVKEISKAQEENAKAVESISANAQNLKTISDGLLSVVGKFKT
- a CDS encoding Rid family detoxifying hydrolase, with protein sequence MKNVIFTDKAPKPIGPYSQAIMAGGFIFVSGQLGIDNQANMPLTTKEQTKQVLENLKAILESTGSSLEKVVKVTIFFTQKEDFSLINEVYAEFFKNNPPARSAICVTALPKDALVEIEAIAEQAGSIYEH
- a CDS encoding sulfurtransferase, which codes for MFRKSFMTILVTLFFGFFNLAFAKLQVITTQQAAQLLQNNKNVIVIDTRADKDYLNGHLPNAVNLTNAMLSVKRGDVVGLVSYNRQLEEKLSDFGLKENASYVVYSGENFDKPQFFLTNATRVAAILYWAGVKDIYYMDGGYQKWVDEGRPIAKGEFRLPKSNFVINRNRTTVFSFLPFVEWGLNHENLVQFVDARNYDQFTGKDTKDKRLARFGHLKDAKWVYVANFMQKEKNYWVIKPKSQIEQILKNADVDINKPIISYCNTGHLASGLWFIGQAMLDTKLVSDYDGSMAEISRVYNIPIIAK
- a CDS encoding patatin-like phospholipase family protein, with translation MKTVSLALSGAAARGYAHIGVIRELINNGFKINAIAGTSMGAVVGAMFAANKLDEYEKWVKNLYQHDIINLLGFSRKGGLINTDKLFSVLGEMIGQNTLIEDLPIKFCAVCVDIISKREVWFQEGNLLFAIRASSAIPSIFYPVEANGHLYVDGGILNNLPVGALKNAQSDYVIAVDINSNTKTKYDVYITQDEEERQNSLFAQFQKISKKIGKNSQNRYSMFDVAAISLDIMQNLLKSYRLAENKVDILIEIPQSICKVYDFHKAQQLIQIGQIATKKALDYYQQKQ